The following are from one region of the Sandaracinus amylolyticus genome:
- a CDS encoding peptidylprolyl isomerase — translation MAANPDSPAPPIETLVPGTGELRATFKTSMGDITVKLFEAEAPRTVANFVALATGQVEWTDPKTNQKTKRPLYSGTIFHRVIPEFMIQGGDPTGTGRGGPGWRFGDEIHPKLRHDRPGVLSMANAGPNTNGSQFFLCEVPTPWLDGKHAVFGHVISGQELISKITHSPRDAQDRPRTPITLNEIQISRA, via the coding sequence ATGGCTGCCAATCCCGATAGTCCTGCTCCGCCGATCGAGACACTCGTCCCCGGCACCGGCGAGCTCCGCGCGACGTTCAAGACGTCGATGGGCGACATCACCGTGAAGCTCTTCGAGGCGGAGGCGCCCCGCACCGTCGCGAACTTCGTCGCGCTCGCGACCGGTCAGGTCGAGTGGACCGATCCGAAGACGAACCAGAAGACGAAGCGCCCGCTCTACTCGGGCACGATCTTCCACCGCGTGATCCCCGAGTTCATGATCCAGGGCGGCGATCCGACGGGCACTGGCCGCGGTGGTCCGGGCTGGCGCTTCGGCGACGAGATCCACCCGAAGCTGCGCCACGATCGTCCGGGCGTGCTCTCGATGGCGAACGCCGGCCCGAACACGAACGGCTCGCAGTTCTTCCTGTGCGAGGTGCCGACCCCGTGGCTCGACGGCAAGCACGCCGTCTTCGGTCACGTGATCTCGGGGCAGGAGCTGATCAGCAAGATCACGCACTCGCCGCGCGACGCGCAGGACCGTCCGCGCACGCCGATCACGCTGAACGAGATCCAGATCTCGCGCGCCTGA
- a CDS encoding energy transducer TonB family protein gives MERAGEMPDALASDTPSRRPHGPRATPPAPTPPRRERERDESGASIPVVLMLSLGAHVLLAVVLTALPASASLSLGAPMIEIEVSMPAPTIAPPEPEPEVVPEPEPEIAPEPVREAPRVAAAPRPERAPEPAAAEPPPPAPEPPSSAPPSLDEVFGEPPPPLPSLTAAGGEAAGFAVPAGSADGAAGGVPGGRGRAIGASGIGTGNGTGPAVSGPSADEVRRARRAYAERVRELLNRVVRYPVPARRGGIEGRVVVALRIANDGRLLATRVRTSCGYALLDEAALAAANDLRQLPAPPSLAGWDSAGDELSIPVVFEITR, from the coding sequence GTGGAGCGCGCAGGCGAGATGCCCGATGCGCTCGCGAGCGACACGCCCTCGCGACGCCCACACGGGCCGCGCGCGACGCCTCCTGCGCCCACGCCGCCGCGGCGCGAGCGTGAGCGCGACGAGAGCGGCGCGAGCATCCCGGTCGTGCTGATGCTCTCGCTGGGCGCGCACGTGCTGCTCGCGGTGGTGCTCACCGCGCTGCCCGCGTCGGCGAGCCTCTCGCTCGGTGCGCCGATGATCGAGATCGAGGTGTCGATGCCGGCGCCCACGATCGCGCCGCCCGAGCCCGAGCCCGAGGTCGTCCCCGAGCCGGAGCCCGAGATCGCGCCCGAGCCGGTGCGCGAGGCGCCGCGTGTCGCCGCCGCACCGCGTCCCGAGCGCGCCCCCGAGCCGGCGGCCGCAGAGCCTCCTCCCCCCGCGCCCGAGCCGCCCTCGAGCGCCCCGCCCTCGCTCGACGAGGTGTTCGGCGAGCCGCCTCCGCCGCTGCCCTCGCTGACCGCAGCCGGTGGTGAGGCGGCTGGCTTCGCCGTGCCCGCGGGCTCCGCCGACGGTGCCGCCGGCGGTGTGCCCGGTGGTCGTGGTCGCGCGATCGGCGCGTCGGGGATCGGCACCGGGAATGGCACTGGCCCCGCAGTGTCCGGCCCCAGCGCCGACGAGGTCCGCCGCGCGCGTCGTGCCTACGCAGAGCGCGTCCGCGAGCTCCTCAATCGCGTCGTGCGATACCCGGTGCCGGCGCGTCGCGGTGGCATCGAGGGCCGCGTCGTCGTCGCGCTGCGCATCGCGAACGACGGTCGCCTGCTCGCGACGCGCGTGAGGACCTCGTGCGGCTATGCGCTGCTCGACGAAGCCGCGCTCGCGGCGGCGAACGACCTGCGCCAGCTTCCCGCGCCGCCCTCGCTCGCCGGGTGGGACAGCGCCGGCGACGAGCTGAGCATCCCGGTCGTCTTCGAGATCACTCGCTGA
- a CDS encoding lycopene cyclase family protein produces MDDAQRVMIDAEHVIVGAGCAGLSLAVRLGMRTPRERGRVLLIDPRQELGGDRTWCMFRGAPHPFERAITHRWDRWRVIAGGRVIERSVPGRPYEHVDSTRFFEEAIARIDASEGVRLERGVSASAIVDEGERVRIETDRGTLRARIAWDARGGGPDERPREDDVRWVQHFVGWVVRTERAIFEPGIATLMDFSVSQARGPHFVYVLPYAANEALVEDTYFGDVPLAVAEYERGLREWLDAHHAGAVEIVRRERGQLPMSTAQVAPRRDARVVPIGLRAGSAKPSSGYAFAFIQRHVEAIAARVDRGDTVPPEVSVRSPITTFYDRVFLAYLRRNPTRAPEVFGSLFARTSPERIVRFLSEEGGVTDHLAVMNAVPRLGVMAEIARSRALWLGR; encoded by the coding sequence GTGGATGACGCGCAGCGCGTGATGATCGACGCCGAGCACGTGATCGTCGGCGCGGGCTGCGCGGGGCTCTCGCTCGCGGTGCGGCTGGGGATGCGCACGCCACGCGAGCGCGGGCGCGTGCTGCTGATCGATCCGCGGCAGGAGCTCGGCGGCGATCGCACGTGGTGCATGTTCCGCGGCGCGCCCCATCCTTTCGAGCGCGCGATCACCCATCGCTGGGATCGATGGCGCGTGATCGCGGGCGGGCGTGTGATCGAGCGGAGCGTGCCGGGGCGACCCTACGAGCACGTCGACTCGACGCGCTTCTTCGAGGAGGCGATCGCGCGCATCGACGCGAGCGAGGGCGTGCGGCTCGAGCGCGGCGTGAGCGCGAGCGCGATCGTCGACGAGGGCGAGCGGGTCCGCATCGAGACCGATCGCGGGACGCTGCGCGCGCGCATCGCGTGGGACGCGCGCGGAGGAGGGCCCGACGAGCGGCCGCGCGAGGACGACGTGCGCTGGGTGCAGCACTTCGTCGGATGGGTGGTGCGCACCGAGCGCGCGATCTTCGAGCCGGGGATCGCGACGCTGATGGACTTCTCGGTGTCGCAGGCGCGCGGGCCGCACTTCGTGTACGTGCTGCCCTACGCGGCGAACGAAGCGCTCGTCGAGGACACGTACTTCGGCGACGTGCCGCTCGCGGTCGCGGAGTACGAGCGTGGGCTGCGCGAGTGGCTCGATGCGCACCACGCGGGCGCGGTCGAGATCGTGCGGCGCGAGCGCGGGCAGCTGCCGATGAGCACGGCGCAGGTCGCGCCGCGTCGCGATGCGCGCGTGGTGCCGATCGGCCTGCGCGCCGGGAGCGCGAAGCCGTCGAGCGGATACGCATTCGCGTTCATCCAGCGCCACGTGGAGGCGATCGCGGCGCGCGTCGATCGCGGCGACACGGTTCCGCCCGAGGTCTCGGTGCGATCGCCGATCACGACGTTCTACGATCGCGTGTTCCTGGCCTATCTGCGGCGGAACCCGACGCGCGCGCCCGAGGTGTTCGGCTCGCTCTTCGCGCGCACGAGCCCGGAGCGCATCGTGCGCTTCCTGTCGGAAGAAGGCGGCGTCACCGATCACCTCGCGGTGATGAACGCAGTGCCGCGCCTCGGCGTGATGGCGGAGATCGCGCGGTCGCGCGCGCTCTGGCTGGGCCGTTAG
- a CDS encoding imelysin family protein, which yields MVFPTQGHLFRALPIALALSACGGESAPPVTAEESLEVTETYARILHAAYSDAVTGAQALDGAIDAMLASPSESTLTAARTAWTASRPAYLETEVARFYDGPIDDPETGPEGLVNAWPLDEAYIDYVVDASGTPVEGGLIYDDAELPTIDEASIAERNQVGSEENVSTGYHAVEFLLWGQDRSTTGPGARAHTDYVEGGEATGVARRRAYLAATSSLLVTHLEEVRDAWSESAGNYRADMIAAADEDPREPLRRILVGMGSLSGAELAGERMNVAYMTKEQEDEHSCFSDTTLQDQLHDAIGIRNVYLGRYTRTDGSVVEGESLSDLVASRDADLDARMREQLDASVTAIEAIPGPFDQAILGTDDAAGRVAIAAAVDALRAQTRTIAEIAALLGVTINLEE from the coding sequence ATGGTATTTCCGACCCAGGGTCATCTATTCCGTGCTCTTCCGATCGCGCTCGCACTGAGCGCGTGTGGCGGCGAGAGCGCCCCACCGGTCACTGCGGAGGAGTCGCTCGAGGTGACCGAGACCTACGCGCGCATCCTGCACGCCGCGTACTCCGACGCGGTCACGGGCGCGCAGGCGCTCGACGGCGCGATCGACGCGATGCTCGCGTCGCCCTCGGAGAGCACGCTCACCGCGGCGCGCACCGCGTGGACCGCGAGCCGCCCCGCGTACCTCGAGACCGAGGTCGCGCGCTTCTACGACGGCCCGATCGACGATCCCGAGACCGGCCCCGAGGGCCTCGTCAACGCGTGGCCGCTCGACGAGGCGTACATCGACTACGTCGTCGACGCGTCGGGCACGCCGGTCGAGGGTGGTCTGATCTACGACGACGCCGAGCTGCCCACGATCGACGAGGCATCGATCGCGGAGCGCAACCAGGTGGGCTCGGAGGAGAACGTCTCGACCGGCTATCACGCGGTCGAGTTCCTCCTCTGGGGCCAGGATCGCAGCACCACGGGCCCGGGCGCGCGCGCGCACACCGACTACGTCGAGGGCGGCGAGGCCACTGGCGTGGCGCGTCGTCGTGCGTACCTCGCGGCGACCTCGTCGCTCCTCGTGACGCACCTCGAGGAGGTGCGCGACGCGTGGAGCGAGTCCGCCGGGAACTATCGCGCCGACATGATCGCCGCCGCCGACGAAGACCCGCGCGAGCCGCTGCGCCGCATCCTCGTGGGCATGGGCAGCCTCAGCGGCGCCGAGCTCGCGGGCGAGCGCATGAACGTCGCGTACATGACGAAGGAGCAGGAGGACGAGCACTCGTGCTTCAGCGACACGACGCTCCAGGATCAGCTCCACGACGCGATCGGCATCCGCAACGTCTACCTCGGTCGCTACACGCGCACCGACGGCAGCGTGGTCGAGGGCGAGAGCCTCTCGGATCTCGTCGCGTCGCGTGACGCCGATCTCGACGCGCGCATGCGCGAGCAGCTCGACGCGTCCGTCACCGCGATCGAGGCGATCCCCGGGCCCTTCGATCAGGCGATCCTGGGCACCGACGACGCTGCCGGTCGCGTCGCGATCGCGGCCGCGGTCGATGCGCTGCGCGCGCAGACGCGTACGATCGCGGAGATCGCGGCGTTGCTCGGCGTGACGATCAACCTCGAGGAGTGA
- a CDS encoding secondary thiamine-phosphate synthase enzyme YjbQ has protein sequence MHRERIEVRTRGRGTYEITRELQRAVAESGVHEGLCHVFVHHTSASLIVCENADAAVRRDLERFFARLVPDGDALFEHDDEGPDDMPAHVRTVLTQVALTLPVSEGRCDLGTWQGVYLWEHRSASHLRRVTISIV, from the coding sequence ATGCATCGAGAGAGGATCGAAGTCCGGACGCGCGGTCGCGGTACCTACGAGATCACGCGCGAGCTGCAGCGCGCAGTCGCGGAGTCCGGCGTGCACGAGGGGCTCTGTCACGTGTTCGTGCACCACACGAGCGCGAGCTTGATCGTCTGCGAGAACGCCGACGCCGCGGTGCGGCGCGATCTCGAGCGCTTCTTCGCGCGCCTGGTGCCCGACGGAGACGCGCTGTTCGAGCACGACGACGAAGGGCCCGACGACATGCCCGCGCACGTGCGCACGGTCCTCACGCAGGTCGCGCTCACGCTGCCGGTGAGCGAGGGTCGCTGCGATCTCGGCACGTGGCAGGGCGTGTACCTGTGGGAGCACCGCAGCGCGTCGCACCTGCGGCGCGTGACGATCTCGATCGTGTGA
- a CDS encoding HTTM domain-containing protein has translation MRATLERPVDGASLGAFRIAFGVVMLIAIVRFAAMGWIDELYVRPTFHFTFWGFEWVRPWPGIGMHVHFAALGVLAAMIALGVRARIAALLFTIGFAYVELCDATYYLNHYYAIVLFGALLAATPCDRVLARDARGRRDAQVPFAAILALRAQLGIVYLFAGLAKLNADWLVHGEPLRTWLLARTDLPILGPLFVHEEVALAMSWAGALFDLSIPFLLSWRRTRPLAYLAVVAFHVTTAALFRIGMFPWVMIALTPIFFAPDWPRRLLRAAPIEHARERIAISPLVLAALGAWMLVQIALPLRHLAYDRDVYAGDRLWTGEGMRWAWHVMISERAGLAELRAIDDEGRSYTIDPSRELTPLQVRMMAIEPDLLLRYAHHVRDEHARRGHHVRVHADVFVSLNGRRSRRLVDPEVDLASQQDGLGGYAWVYRRDEAPIE, from the coding sequence GTGCGCGCGACCCTCGAGAGGCCGGTCGACGGCGCGTCGCTCGGGGCGTTCCGGATCGCGTTCGGCGTCGTGATGCTGATCGCGATCGTGCGCTTCGCCGCGATGGGGTGGATCGACGAGCTCTACGTCCGCCCCACGTTCCACTTCACGTTCTGGGGCTTCGAGTGGGTGCGCCCCTGGCCGGGCATCGGCATGCACGTCCACTTCGCGGCGCTCGGCGTGCTCGCCGCGATGATCGCGCTCGGCGTGCGCGCGCGCATCGCGGCGCTGCTCTTCACGATCGGCTTCGCGTACGTCGAGCTCTGCGACGCGACGTACTACCTGAACCACTACTACGCGATCGTCCTCTTCGGCGCGCTGCTCGCGGCCACTCCGTGCGATCGCGTCCTCGCGCGGGATGCGCGCGGTCGTCGCGATGCCCAGGTGCCCTTCGCCGCGATCCTCGCGCTGCGCGCGCAGCTCGGGATCGTCTACCTGTTCGCGGGGCTCGCGAAGCTGAACGCCGACTGGCTCGTGCACGGCGAGCCGCTGCGCACGTGGCTGCTCGCGCGCACCGATCTCCCGATCCTCGGCCCGCTCTTCGTGCACGAGGAAGTCGCGCTCGCGATGAGCTGGGCGGGCGCGCTCTTCGATCTCTCGATCCCGTTCCTGCTCTCGTGGCGTCGCACCCGCCCCCTCGCGTACCTCGCGGTCGTCGCGTTCCACGTCACGACCGCCGCGCTCTTCCGCATCGGCATGTTCCCGTGGGTGATGATCGCGCTCACCCCGATCTTCTTCGCGCCGGACTGGCCGCGACGTCTGCTGCGCGCCGCGCCGATCGAGCACGCACGCGAGCGCATCGCGATCTCGCCGCTGGTCCTCGCGGCGCTCGGCGCGTGGATGCTCGTGCAGATCGCGCTGCCGCTGCGCCACCTCGCGTACGACCGCGACGTGTACGCGGGCGATCGCCTGTGGACCGGCGAGGGCATGCGCTGGGCGTGGCACGTGATGATCTCGGAGCGCGCGGGCCTCGCGGAGCTGCGCGCGATCGACGACGAAGGACGCAGCTACACGATCGATCCCTCGCGCGAGCTCACGCCGCTGCAGGTGCGGATGATGGCGATCGAGCCCGATCTGCTGCTGCGCTACGCGCACCACGTGCGCGACGAGCACGCGCGCCGCGGCCATCACGTGCGCGTGCACGCCGACGTGTTCGTGTCGCTCAACGGTCGCCGCAGCCGTCGCCTCGTCGATCCCGAGGTCGACCTCGCGTCGCAGCAGGACGGCCTCGGCGGCTACGCGTGGGTCTACCGCCGCGACGAAGCGCCCATCGAGTGA
- a CDS encoding di-heme oxidoredictase family protein codes for MERAASSVILSVLVLACAPADPSGYEPGEERSGGDTTVFDTSRAAYSISARNLTFDERSRFLVGNNFFGDNWVVAPSSTSARDGLGPLHNALSCGSCHLFDGRGEPPGEGEEMVSMLVRLSVPGQDEHGGPLGEPTYGGQLQPRAIPGVPPEAATHLAWEEIPGTYEDGEAYSLRRPILTIDTLAYGPMQDDVMTSARVAPPVYGLGLLEAVPDATLLALADPNDADGDGISGRVNHVWDATRGETAIGRFGWKATQPTIRQQTAGAFLGDLGITTSLFPSQECSESETECRAATAGGEPECEDDILDFVVFYGQTLAVPARREADDPEVLRGKRLFRDAGCASCHVPRLETGEHEISALADQIIYPYTDMLLHDVGDELADHRPDFEADGREWRTPPLWGIGLLQTVNRHQLLLHDGRARGFAEAILWHGGEAEASREAFRAMSRDEREAVLRFLESL; via the coding sequence ATGGAACGCGCGGCGTCGTCGGTGATCCTGTCGGTCCTCGTGCTCGCGTGCGCGCCCGCGGATCCATCGGGCTACGAGCCCGGTGAGGAGCGCTCGGGCGGAGACACGACGGTGTTCGACACGTCGCGCGCCGCGTACTCGATCTCCGCGCGCAACCTCACGTTCGACGAGCGCTCGCGCTTCCTCGTCGGCAACAACTTCTTCGGCGACAACTGGGTCGTCGCGCCGTCGTCGACGTCGGCGCGCGACGGCCTCGGGCCGCTGCACAACGCGCTCTCGTGTGGGTCCTGCCATCTCTTCGACGGACGCGGCGAGCCGCCGGGCGAAGGCGAGGAGATGGTCTCGATGCTCGTGCGCCTGAGCGTGCCCGGACAGGACGAGCACGGGGGCCCGCTCGGTGAGCCGACGTACGGCGGGCAGCTGCAGCCGCGCGCGATCCCCGGCGTGCCCCCCGAGGCCGCGACGCACCTCGCGTGGGAGGAGATCCCCGGCACCTACGAGGACGGCGAGGCGTACTCGCTGCGCCGTCCGATCCTCACGATCGACACGCTCGCCTACGGCCCGATGCAGGACGACGTGATGACCAGCGCGCGCGTCGCGCCGCCGGTCTACGGCCTCGGCCTGCTCGAGGCGGTGCCCGACGCGACGCTGCTCGCGCTCGCCGATCCGAACGACGCCGACGGCGACGGAATCTCGGGCCGCGTCAACCACGTGTGGGACGCGACGCGCGGCGAGACGGCGATCGGTCGCTTCGGATGGAAGGCGACGCAGCCCACGATCCGCCAGCAGACCGCGGGCGCGTTCCTCGGTGATCTCGGGATCACGACGTCGCTCTTCCCGTCGCAGGAGTGCAGCGAGAGCGAGACCGAGTGCCGCGCGGCGACGGCCGGCGGTGAGCCGGAGTGCGAGGACGACATCCTCGACTTCGTCGTCTTCTACGGCCAGACGCTCGCCGTGCCGGCGCGCCGCGAGGCCGACGATCCCGAGGTGCTGCGCGGCAAGCGCCTGTTCCGCGACGCGGGCTGCGCGTCGTGCCACGTGCCACGCCTCGAGACCGGCGAGCACGAGATCAGCGCGCTCGCGGATCAGATCATCTACCCGTACACCGACATGCTGCTCCACGACGTCGGCGACGAGCTCGCGGATCACCGCCCCGACTTCGAGGCCGACGGTCGGGAGTGGCGCACGCCGCCGCTCTGGGGGATCGGGCTGCTCCAGACCGTGAATCGCCACCAGCTGCTGCTGCACGACGGGCGCGCGCGTGGCTTCGCGGAGGCGATCCTCTGGCACGGCGGTGAGGCCGAGGCGTCGCGCGAGGCGTTCCGCGCGATGTCGCGCGACGAGCGCGAGGCGGTCCTGCGCTTCCTGGAGTCGTTGTGA
- a CDS encoding imelysin family protein, translating into MNKLRSAAIVLVVALVATACVIISSNAGGVDRAPVLRDSAEIVIVPGYRALAAEAVTLRESLDTLCAAPDAESLEGARTAFRTTSRAWERTLPWAIGPIVDERIEGDIAFWPTRPTTIESSLASATTIDDAWVDGLGATAKGLPALEYLLFERDAVLEDARRCAYAAALGAHLARTTQRLVAAWEGGYTESFATAGRGSTAWRTQLDALSAMLTEMIASVQTTKMTKLGVPLGNEAGGVPQPSAVELPYAHVSIDAMIATLEGLRALWLVEGGEGLDEWVRERDPALADRVLVEIDAAIAALRAIPEPLSTYVQSGDLTAGETAFTALRALERTLATDVSGAIALSVMFTDNDGD; encoded by the coding sequence GTGAACAAGCTCCGCTCCGCCGCGATCGTGCTCGTCGTCGCGCTCGTCGCGACCGCGTGCGTGATCATCAGCAGCAACGCCGGCGGGGTCGATCGCGCGCCGGTGCTCCGCGACTCCGCGGAGATCGTGATCGTGCCCGGTTATCGCGCGCTCGCCGCGGAGGCGGTCACGCTGCGCGAGTCGCTCGACACGCTCTGCGCCGCGCCCGACGCCGAGTCGCTCGAGGGCGCGCGCACCGCGTTCCGCACGACGTCGCGCGCGTGGGAGCGCACGCTGCCGTGGGCGATCGGACCGATCGTCGACGAGCGCATCGAGGGCGACATCGCGTTCTGGCCCACGCGCCCGACGACCATCGAGTCCAGCCTCGCGTCCGCGACGACCATCGACGACGCGTGGGTCGACGGGCTCGGCGCGACCGCGAAGGGTCTGCCCGCGCTCGAGTACCTGCTCTTCGAGCGCGACGCGGTGCTCGAGGACGCACGACGCTGCGCCTACGCGGCCGCGCTGGGCGCGCACCTCGCGCGTACCACGCAGCGCCTCGTGGCCGCCTGGGAGGGCGGCTACACCGAGTCGTTCGCGACCGCAGGGCGCGGCAGCACCGCGTGGCGCACCCAGCTCGACGCGCTCTCCGCGATGCTCACCGAGATGATCGCGTCGGTGCAGACGACGAAGATGACGAAGCTCGGCGTCCCGCTCGGCAACGAAGCGGGCGGGGTTCCGCAGCCGAGCGCGGTCGAGCTCCCCTACGCGCACGTCTCGATCGACGCGATGATCGCGACGCTCGAGGGCCTCCGCGCGCTCTGGCTCGTCGAAGGAGGCGAGGGCCTCGACGAGTGGGTGCGCGAGCGCGATCCGGCGCTCGCCGATCGTGTGCTCGTCGAGATCGACGCCGCGATCGCCGCGCTCCGCGCGATCCCCGAGCCGCTCTCGACCTACGTGCAGAGCGGAGACCTCACGGCGGGCGAGACCGCGTTCACTGCGCTGCGCGCGCTCGAGCGCACGCTCGCGACCGACGTCTCGGGCGCGATCGCGCTCTCGGTGATGTTCACCGACAACGACGGAGACTGA
- a CDS encoding FAD-dependent oxidoreductase, whose amino-acid sequence MTTRGPGAERAHVVIVGGGLAGCAAATVLAERGVRVTVIEKERYLGGRVGAWEDQLADGTRFEMERGFHAFFRQYYSVRALLRRIDPTLSCLRPLEDYPLLGPRGWSESFSGLPRRVPLNLLALVWRTPSLRLRDLPRIDVRPATEMVAFDPSATYTKWDHVTAREYLDSLGFPTRARQMLFDVFAHSFFNPEHEYSAAELLAMFHFYFLGNPEGLVFDVLREPFSTALWKPLRAYLEARGVRFVMESEVSRVVRRGARLTVEHSSGSEEGDALVLAVTVPALRALIDASPSLREEANGSSARVDAWKRDVASLEVTLPFVVWRLWIDRPLRADRAPFAGTTGLGILDNVSIYEKLEGESAAWARRTGGSIVELHAYAVDEWMDEAEIRRGLMDGLYEIYPEARDVKVLDERYLVRRDCPSFAPGSHATRPGVETPVPGLWLAGDFVKLPFPSALMERAVASGFRAASGIAASLGVAEEPIRTVPPRGVLAPWMTRSA is encoded by the coding sequence ATGACGACGAGGGGTCCAGGTGCCGAGCGTGCGCACGTCGTGATCGTGGGCGGGGGGCTCGCGGGGTGTGCGGCCGCGACGGTGCTCGCGGAGCGCGGCGTGCGCGTGACGGTGATCGAGAAGGAGCGCTACCTCGGCGGGCGCGTCGGCGCGTGGGAGGACCAGCTCGCGGATGGAACGCGCTTCGAGATGGAGCGCGGGTTCCACGCGTTCTTCCGGCAGTACTACAGCGTGCGCGCGCTGCTCCGGCGCATCGATCCGACGCTCTCGTGCCTGCGGCCGCTCGAGGACTATCCGCTGCTCGGACCGCGCGGATGGAGCGAGTCGTTCTCGGGGCTGCCGCGTCGCGTGCCGCTCAACCTGCTCGCGCTGGTGTGGCGCACTCCGTCGCTTCGCCTGCGTGATCTGCCGCGCATCGACGTGCGGCCCGCGACCGAGATGGTCGCGTTCGATCCGAGCGCGACCTACACGAAGTGGGATCACGTGACGGCGCGCGAGTACCTCGACTCGCTGGGGTTCCCGACGCGCGCGCGGCAGATGCTGTTCGATGTCTTCGCGCACTCGTTCTTCAATCCGGAGCACGAGTACTCGGCGGCCGAGCTGCTCGCGATGTTCCACTTCTACTTCCTCGGGAACCCCGAGGGCCTCGTGTTCGACGTGCTGCGCGAGCCGTTCTCCACCGCGCTGTGGAAGCCGCTGCGCGCGTACCTCGAGGCGCGCGGCGTGCGCTTCGTGATGGAGAGCGAGGTCTCGCGCGTCGTGCGTCGGGGCGCGCGCCTCACGGTCGAGCACTCGAGCGGGAGCGAAGAGGGCGACGCGCTGGTGCTCGCGGTGACGGTGCCCGCGCTGCGCGCGCTGATCGATGCGTCGCCTTCGCTGCGCGAGGAGGCGAACGGATCGTCGGCGCGGGTGGACGCGTGGAAGCGCGACGTGGCGTCGCTCGAGGTGACGTTGCCGTTCGTCGTGTGGAGGCTGTGGATCGATCGCCCGCTGCGCGCGGATCGCGCGCCGTTCGCGGGCACGACCGGGCTCGGCATCCTCGACAACGTGTCGATCTACGAGAAGCTCGAGGGCGAGAGCGCGGCGTGGGCGCGACGCACCGGCGGATCGATCGTCGAGCTGCACGCGTACGCGGTCGACGAGTGGATGGACGAGGCCGAAATCCGTCGAGGGCTGATGGACGGGCTCTACGAGATCTACCCCGAGGCGCGCGACGTGAAGGTGCTCGACGAGCGTTACCTCGTGCGTCGTGACTGCCCCTCGTTCGCGCCGGGATCGCACGCGACGCGGCCGGGCGTGGAGACGCCGGTGCCGGGGCTCTGGCTCGCGGGCGACTTCGTGAAGCTGCCCTTCCCCAGCGCGCTGATGGAGCGCGCGGTCGCGTCGGGGTTCCGCGCGGCGAGCGGCATCGCGGCCTCGCTCGGCGTCGCGGAAGAGCCGATCCGCACGGTGCCGCCTCGCGGGGTGCTCGCCCCGTGGATGACGCGCAGCGCGTGA